The genomic DNA ATGCCGAAAACGGTTCTGGTAGACCCCGAGCGGTCCGAAATAATTGCCACGTTGCTTCCGGTGTTGGCGTCTTTAGGAATTGAGATCGAGCCTTTTGGTCAAAATATTTATAAAATTACGGCACTTCCTCGGGGGGTTTCTGAGGCGATGATCGTCTATTGGCTCCAAGAAGGTGCACTTGAACAACAGCTAACGCCCGAGATTTTAGTCAGACAAATTTGCGCTTACCTTTCGGTGAGTCCTTGTACTGATGAGGAAATTCCGGCCTTAGTCCGGGAGCTATTGCGCTGCTCGCAATTCCTTATAGCGCCTAATGGATCAAGTGTCCTGTTTGAAATCGACCGCTGCGCAATCGCAAAGAAATTTGGGTTGCAATCGAGGGATAAAGCCTATTGTTCAAAGGCGTAATCTCTGGCAAATCGCTAGTCGTCGTATGTTTGGGGGCAAAAAGTTGGGCCGGGAAAAATTCTCGGAGTCGATTTACCGCTGGCGCTCCCGGTCGAGTTTCCGCGATATACCACGCGGCTTGAATTGGAACGAGTCGCGTCGCCGTGTACTTTTCTGGATCGGTATCCTTTCAATCATCGTTTCGGTAATCTGTTTTTGGGGACAAGACCTCATTTGGGTCCAATTTGTACCGAATAAGCCCGCATGCCTTCAGATTGTCGCAGAGGTTCCGTTTTCCTATCCCAGTAGGATAAGAACCGATCACCTTCGAGAACAGCGCCGGAGCCTCGTCGCGCCGGTCTATCGGATCGATAGCAAGCAGTACGATAATTTTGAAAACGATATTCTCCGTCTTGACGAGTTGTTAGATTCTTTCCCGACGATGAAGTTGCTCACGGAGGCCGATCGCTTCGAGGTCCGAAAATTTGTTCGCCAGTTTAACGAAAAACACGAAACGAATATTGGCCCCATGGATGTCGAAACTATTGTTTCTGGCGTTGATGAGTACGCCCGGACGGGGATCCTTCTCGAGGGATTGGCGATGGTCCGTGATATCCTTTATGACGGTGTATTTGACACCAGTTTAGGTGACCAGAAAAATGACCAATATTTTTTGAATATCGAGATCGAGGGTTCCGCGGCCCATCGGCGGAGCCGAACACAGGGGGATGCGATACGCTTCTTCCAACGCCGAATCTTATCAATCGATGCGAATCCGGAGGTATTGCAGGCGTTATTTCGGTTGTTAAGAACGGGAGTCCAGCCCAACATCATGCTTGATGATTCTGCAACGACAGCAAAAATCGCGCGTGCAGTTCAGGAAACACCGCCGGTTATCGAACGGGTTTCGCCGGGGGATGTACTGGTCCGCGTCGGTTCGACTGTTACGGAAGAAGATTATGAGCGACTGTTGCAGTATCGGAAAGCGATTAAAGATTCGAGCGCTTCGAAGCGTTCGGGCCTCTCCCCGATGAACGCCAATCGCAATTTTTGGGAACATCTCGGAGTGACTTTTGCTGTCCTTGCAACAATGTTTTTCTTTTTACAGGCCGCACAACGGCGACTCAAAATACTCACACCAAAGGAGATCGCACTTATCGTAACACTTCTCTTGGCCAATTTATTGCTCTGCCGCCTCATAGTATGGTCTTTTGAGGTCAGTGCTCTTGATAGCTTTGCGACGTCGCAATTAAAAGCCGCGGCAGCATTGGAGGAAAAAGAATCATGGTTACTGAAAGTCTTAAGTGATCCCATTCATCTATTGCCGACGCTTTTGCCGATTACGCTTTCCTGTCTCTTGGGTACACTTTTGTTGCGAACCTATGTCGGCATCTTGCTTGGGATTACAACGGCGATTTTTGCGTGTCTGATGGTTACACAATCGGCGGAATTTCTCATCATGGCGCTTGTTGTCGTCTGTGTCTCCATCTACTTTTCACGGCATTCCTATACGCGGACACAGATTATCGCCAGTGGTAACATCTCGGGAATTGTTTTTGCTGCGGTTTCACTCGTTTTGGAATTGGGCTCCAACTTGCCCAAAGAGATTATCTTTTTGCAGATGGTGTTAGCTTTCTGTAACTGTTTTTTCATTGCACTGTTGGTTTCTGCAATTTTGCCAATTTTTGAAGGTATTTTTAAGTGCTGTACCAATATTCGTCTCATCGAGTTGACGGATTACAGCAATCCACTCCTTTCCAAGCTACAGATTCTCGCCCCGGGGACCTATCATCACAGCCTTATGGTCGCGAATTTGTCAGAACAAGCGGCAATTAACATCCGCGCCAATCCATTCCTTTGCCGGACATTAGCGCTCTATCATGATATTGGAAAAATCGCGAAACCGGAGTATTTTACAGAAAATCAGAGCAATAATAAAAATCCTCACGATGAAAAAACACCGTTTATGAGTGCGCTGATCATCAAGAGTCATGTCAAAGAAGGAGTGGCCATCGCGAAGGCGGCGGGCTTACCACCTCGGATTATCGATGGGATTATGGAACACCACGGGACCTCCGTGATCCGATATTTTTACACGAAGGCGCTTAAACAACAAGAAGAAATCAAGGCGCGTGAGGGTGCGGTTCCGGAAGCACTCCCTTCGATTGAGATCGAGAAATCGGCCTTCAAGTACGATGGGCCGCGGCCACGATCAAAAGAGACGTTAATTCTGTCGATCGCCGATTCAATCGAAGCTGCTAGCCGATCGCTGTACAATCCGACGCCGCAGTCGATCAAGTCGCTGGTAAACAAGATTATTGATGGTAAGATCAGTGAAAGTCAATTCGATGAGTGTTCGGTAACGTTCAAGGAAATCGATGAGCTACGGCAGGCATTTTACTTTACGCTCCTCAATATGATGCATTCGCGCGTCAGTTACGACGATGTCAAGGTTTGAGCGATGGGGAGGTTTTTGCCCGTAGCATTTGATCCTAAAAGTGCCACTGTTGCGATTATTGCTGGGCGTGGAGAATACCCACTGTTACTTGCTCAACGCGTAAAAGCACGTGGTATTAATTGTCGCTTGATTGCGCTAGAGGGGGAAGCTTCCGAAGAGCTGCAGGCGCTTTTTTCAAAATCAGAGCAGGCAAAGGCGAATGTCGGACAACTCGGTAAGGTATTGCAATTGCTTAAATCATTTCGGGCGACCGATGTTTTAATGGCGGGGCAAATCCGCCCGATGCGGTTGTTTCACGGATTGAAGTTAGATCTGTTGAGTTTTCGTCTCTTGCGGAAGCTCAAAGAGTGCAACGCCCAGACTCTATTTTCGACGGTATGCGAACAGATCGAGGCAAGTGGTATACGTGTTCTCGATGCGCGTAGCTTTATGGAGGAAGACCTTGTCGTGCGCGCGAAAAAATTCCCCGTCGATCGTGATGTATTAGAGCACGGGATTCGCATCGCGACGGAGGTTGCGCGGTTGGAGATCGGACAGAGCGTGATCGTTAAAAACGGAACGGTGCTTTGTGTTGAGGGTTTTGACGGCACCGATGCGATGTTACGTCGCGCGAAAGAGTTGAAGCTCGAGGGGATGTTGTTCGTAAAAACCTCTAAGATCCGCCATGATTTTCGATTCGACGTTCCAATTTTCGGTATGACGACGCTCCGGTTGTTGCGAGAGGCCAACATCCGCGCCGCGGCGTTAAAATCGGGAGAAACGATTATTTTGCGACAGAAAGAGGTGCTATCCCAGGCAAAAAAAATGGGTGTCGCCGTTTTCGGTTACTGATATGCGCTGGGTCTTTTATTGGGCGTGGAAAAATCTGTTCCCGAGTCGACGGAGGGGAACGTTTTTTACGGCGATGGCGATCATCGGGATTACACTTGGTGTCGCGGTATTGGTGATTGTCCAAAGTGTGATGAATGGATTTCAGGCCGATATCCAAAAAAAGCTCGTTGAGACGCAAGGCGAAGTGCGTGTCGAAGCTCGAGGTGTTACAGATCCGCAAGTGTTACGGAAATCATTAGTGAATTTTAAGGAAATTACAGCTATGGCGCCCTATGCGCAGGGGATGGTTATGTTGATGTACGATGACGTACCGGCTTTTGCGTATGCGAAGGGCATTACGGCGGAGGAGCCATTGGTAACCGGATTGGAGCGTATGTTGATACCCGGTTCATCCTCAAACCTCGCCGATGATCAGATCGTAATCGGTGAAAATATCGCGCAACGCCTCGGGATTCAATTGGGCGATACCGTGACAATCTACTCGCCGGTTTCTTTTGAGGGTCTGACGCATGACGAAATTATTTTTCCTCAAGAGTTGAAAGTAGCAGGATTTTTTAGTGCCGAGAGTTACGCGCGCGACGCCGTCATTTGTTCCCTGACGTGTATGCAAAAACTCTATGAGCTGGAAGACGGAATCCACGGGATGACGCTAAAGGTCCGCAAAGGTGCATTGCTTGCACCGTTGGTACAGGAACTACAACAAAAATTGGGACCAGAATATGTCGTCGTCGACTGGATGCATAGCAACCGCGATCTCCTATTCACGCTGCGCTGGGAAAAAACGATGATGTTTTTTGTACTCTTGTTTATTTTGCTGGTCGCGTCTTTTTCCATTTCGAGTATGCTCATCACGAATGTCGTGCGTAAGACCCGCGAAATCGGGACTGTCATTGCTATGGGAGGACGCTCTTGGGGTATCATGGGCTGTTTTTGTATCCAGAGCATTTTGATTGGCATGCTTGGTGTCACCGGTGGGTTTTCTTTGGGATTTACAGTGCTCCATTACCGCGATGCCATTGTCCATTGGCTCTACCACGTGTTGCATTGGGAGAACGCACAGCATTATTTGTCGCAATTTACCCATCTGCCTGTGACTTACGAGATCCGCGACCTGGTGATTATTAGCACGTTTGCTTTGTTGATTTGTATCGTTGCAGGGCTGCTCCCTGCATTTAAGGCCGCGCATATCGATCCCGCAAAGGCTCTGCGTTACGAGCAGTAATTAGGCAACTTCCGCGAGCAGCGACCGTAGTGCCTCTTCGCCCAGTGTGCCACCGAGATAGTGTTGTATTGCGATGTCACGTAATGTTTCCATGCCCTCATTTTGGGCCTGTTGTCGAATTTCGTCTTCGCTACACCGTTGGTCAATCATCTTGCGGATATTTTCGCTGATCGGTAGAATTTCCATAATGGCACGTCGGCCCTTATAGCCCGTATGCGAGCACTGGTTACAACCTACCGATTCGCCAACACGGATTTTGTTGAAAGGTGGAAGCACGACCTCGGGGGCGATTGTTGAAAAAATTTTCGGGTCAAAACTTTTGATTTGAAGACAGTGGGGACAAAGCGTCCGAACGAGGCGTTGTGAGAGAACTGCCCGTAACGTTGCTGCAATGAGATAGGGAGGGATATCGAAGTCGAAAAATCGCGTAATGACGTTGATGGTGTTTTTCGCATGTACAGTAGTTAGAACGAGATGTCCGGTGAGTGCGGCACGTACCGCGATTTCGGCGGTTTCGCGATCGCGGATTTCGCCAACTAAAATGATATTGGGAGCTTGCCGAAGGAGCGAACGAAGAGCGGTGGCGAATGTCATTCCAATGGCTTCATTGACCGCGACCTGACTAATGCCGGGCAATTGGTATTCCACAGGATCCTCTACGGTGATCACCTTGCGTTCCGGAGACGCAATTTGGCGAATGATGGCGTAGAGCGTTGTCGATTTCCCCGATCCTGTAGGGCCCGCGACGACGATCATTCCATTTGGGACCGCGGTAAGCTGTGTCAGTAATTGGACATCTTGGGTGCGGGCGCCAAGTCCTTGAAGTGAAATCTTTTCCGATCCGACATTGAGTAGGCGCAATACCATGCATTCACCGAAATACCCTGGAATAATGGAAACGCGAATATCCCACTTTTGATCTTTGTAGACGAGGGAAAATCGGCCGTCCTGTGGTACCCGTTTTTCATCAATTTTGAGATTTGCTAAGATTTTAACGCGCGTGACCATCCCGCTATGCAACGGTACGGCGAAGCTGGCGGATCGTTTGGAGTTTCCCATCAATCCGGTAACGTACCTTTAGGTAAGTCTTGTAGCGCTCAAAGTGGATGTCCGAAGCCGCCATATCGATCGCTTTGTAGAGCCAGTAATCTAGTACATCTTCTGCGGAACGGCTACTGCTAATAGCGGTTTTGCGGCGTGGGGCAGCATAGATACGTCGGATACTTGGGGCAATCGATTGAAACCGTTGTCGAAAAAATAAACGAAAAAATGACATTATTGCTGGAGTTTTTGGAGCTTCACGAGGGTATTGTTGAGTTCCTTAATGAGTACATCGATTTGTGTATCGGCAACTTCTGGAAAAATCGTTATCGTGCCTTCGAAGTTCTCAGATTGAAGTGGGGAAGAGACGCCAAGCGGTTGGCCATTTACGCAAAGGACGATCTTACGCCCAATGCCTTCCATCACGAGCTGGCAGAATTGGATCATCGCGCGCTGCCTGAGGTGAAATATGAGGCATGGGCCGAGATTGGATTCCGAGCGGCTGACATGCGCGATATCGCTTGCTAACAAAATCGGTTGTGCACAAACTGGCATTTGAAGTTTGCTGATCGGGAGCTGTAGGCGGTGTGACCAAATGAGACCTCCCGTACGTGGGGACTGCTCGATAAAGAACTGAAAATCCGTCTGTGGCAAATCACGTGCCGTTCGACAACCCGCGCACAAGACAATTGCCCACAAAATAACTTTTCTCCAACCCATTATAAAGGCATTTTAAAATTTATAATGGTGAAAGTGAAGCCTAGAGAAAAAGTGCTTCAAGTTGCTCTTGTTTGTCAGTAGGGACGACGATGACCATGTGATCGCCGGCGCAAAATGATATCGTCCGCGGCAGGTACCTTGGTTTTGAAATTGTGGCAAAGCGCAATAACAACAGCGCCCTGGGGCCACGTGATCTCCTTAAGCATTTTCCCGATACAGGGGCTATGTGCGGCGACTTCGAGTTGAACAAAGTGCCCCGAGTGGTCGTCAAAGGAGGAAATTTCCCAACATTTTTCCCCTGAGAGATAGTGTTCGAGTTCGAGGCAAGTCGCGATCCGCGGCGAAACAAACTTCTGGATCCCCAGCTTATAACTGATGTCTTTTAGCATCCGGTCGTAGTCGCCCTTATTGACGACAAACATGATGTTTTTGGCGCCGATGTGGCTTGCCTGAAGCGATGACATGATGTTATCTTCATCGCGATCCGTACAGGCGACAAAATAATCTACGGAGCCGATCTGTTCTTCACGAAGAAGATTGGCGGAAGTTGCAGAGCCATGAATAACCGTTACAGAAGGAAAATGTTCCGCAAGTGTTTGACAAGTCGCCAGATCGTTCTCGATAATGCGGAGGTTAAATTTTGGAGAAAGTAGTGCCTTAACCAACGCGATTGTCGTTTCTCCGCCACCAAAAATAGTAACACTTTGTGCACTTTGGTAGCGTTCGGGAGCCAGGCGCTGACGCTCGCTATTTACGGATTGGCTTGGGCCAAAAATCGTGACGAGATCGCCAGCCATAATACGCGTCGCCGAAGTCGCAAACTCGTAGTGGTCACCGCGATAGATACACCCAATCCGGACCTGTGGTGTAAATCGGATTTCTTGTAGTGATTTACCGACCAGCGACGACGAGGCACTGACCGCAATTCGTTGAGCTTCGATGAGGCCGTTCGAAAAGCGCTCGACGGCAACGCTGCCCGGTGCTGCG from Verrucomicrobiota bacterium includes the following:
- a CDS encoding ABC transporter permease, whose amino-acid sequence is MRWVFYWAWKNLFPSRRRGTFFTAMAIIGITLGVAVLVIVQSVMNGFQADIQKKLVETQGEVRVEARGVTDPQVLRKSLVNFKEITAMAPYAQGMVMLMYDDVPAFAYAKGITAEEPLVTGLERMLIPGSSSNLADDQIVIGENIAQRLGIQLGDTVTIYSPVSFEGLTHDEIIFPQELKVAGFFSAESYARDAVICSLTCMQKLYELEDGIHGMTLKVRKGALLAPLVQELQQKLGPEYVVVDWMHSNRDLLFTLRWEKTMMFFVLLFILLVASFSISSMLITNVVRKTREIGTVIAMGGRSWGIMGCFCIQSILIGMLGVTGGFSLGFTVLHYRDAIVHWLYHVLHWENAQHYLSQFTHLPVTYEIRDLVIISTFALLICIVAGLLPAFKAAHIDPAKALRYEQ
- a CDS encoding GspE/PulE family protein; amino-acid sequence: MVTRVKILANLKIDEKRVPQDGRFSLVYKDQKWDIRVSIIPGYFGECMVLRLLNVGSEKISLQGLGARTQDVQLLTQLTAVPNGMIVVAGPTGSGKSTTLYAIIRQIASPERKVITVEDPVEYQLPGISQVAVNEAIGMTFATALRSLLRQAPNIILVGEIRDRETAEIAVRAALTGHLVLTTVHAKNTINVITRFFDFDIPPYLIAATLRAVLSQRLVRTLCPHCLQIKSFDPKIFSTIAPEVVLPPFNKIRVGESVGCNQCSHTGYKGRRAIMEILPISENIRKMIDQRCSEDEIRQQAQNEGMETLRDIAIQHYLGGTLGEEALRSLLAEVA
- a CDS encoding HDIG domain-containing protein; the protein is MFGGKKLGREKFSESIYRWRSRSSFRDIPRGLNWNESRRRVLFWIGILSIIVSVICFWGQDLIWVQFVPNKPACLQIVAEVPFSYPSRIRTDHLREQRRSLVAPVYRIDSKQYDNFENDILRLDELLDSFPTMKLLTEADRFEVRKFVRQFNEKHETNIGPMDVETIVSGVDEYARTGILLEGLAMVRDILYDGVFDTSLGDQKNDQYFLNIEIEGSAAHRRSRTQGDAIRFFQRRILSIDANPEVLQALFRLLRTGVQPNIMLDDSATTAKIARAVQETPPVIERVSPGDVLVRVGSTVTEEDYERLLQYRKAIKDSSASKRSGLSPMNANRNFWEHLGVTFAVLATMFFFLQAAQRRLKILTPKEIALIVTLLLANLLLCRLIVWSFEVSALDSFATSQLKAAAALEEKESWLLKVLSDPIHLLPTLLPITLSCLLGTLLLRTYVGILLGITTAIFACLMVTQSAEFLIMALVVVCVSIYFSRHSYTRTQIIASGNISGIVFAAVSLVLELGSNLPKEIIFLQMVLAFCNCFFIALLVSAILPIFEGIFKCCTNIRLIELTDYSNPLLSKLQILAPGTYHHSLMVANLSEQAAINIRANPFLCRTLALYHDIGKIAKPEYFTENQSNNKNPHDEKTPFMSALIIKSHVKEGVAIAKAAGLPPRIIDGIMEHHGTSVIRYFYTKALKQQEEIKAREGAVPEALPSIEIEKSAFKYDGPRPRSKETLILSIADSIEAASRSLYNPTPQSIKSLVNKIIDGKISESQFDECSVTFKEIDELRQAFYFTLLNMMHSRVSYDDVKV
- the lpxI gene encoding UDP-2,3-diacylglucosamine diphosphatase LpxI (LpxI, functionally equivalent to LpxH, replaces it in LPS biosynthesis in a minority of bacteria.) → MGRFLPVAFDPKSATVAIIAGRGEYPLLLAQRVKARGINCRLIALEGEASEELQALFSKSEQAKANVGQLGKVLQLLKSFRATDVLMAGQIRPMRLFHGLKLDLLSFRLLRKLKECNAQTLFSTVCEQIEASGIRVLDARSFMEEDLVVRAKKFPVDRDVLEHGIRIATEVARLEIGQSVIVKNGTVLCVEGFDGTDAMLRRAKELKLEGMLFVKTSKIRHDFRFDVPIFGMTTLRLLREANIRAAALKSGETIILRQKEVLSQAKKMGVAVFGY
- a CDS encoding NAD-binding protein, with the protein product MQKKSAAPGSVAVERFSNGLIEAQRIAVSASSSLVGKSLQEIRFTPQVRIGCIYRGDHYEFATSATRIMAGDLVTIFGPSQSVNSERQRLAPERYQSAQSVTIFGGGETTIALVKALLSPKFNLRIIENDLATCQTLAEHFPSVTVIHGSATSANLLREEQIGSVDYFVACTDRDEDNIMSSLQASHIGAKNIMFVVNKGDYDRMLKDISYKLGIQKFVSPRIATCLELEHYLSGEKCWEISSFDDHSGHFVQLEVAAHSPCIGKMLKEITWPQGAVVIALCHNFKTKVPAADDIILRRRSHGHRRPY